GCTGGAAGGGTTTTACATCGATCCAGGTGAAAATAAACAGACGAGGATATTCTCAGCCTCGCCCGGAGCGTTTATTGGCGTGCACAGTTTTTTCTCAGGGACGTGGACGGCTTCCTCAACGGTGATCGCAAAGACAGACGCGACCTTGGCGTGGATTGACCGGTGCACCACGGCCATCGACAGCGAGCAGCATGGCCCGTTAACCAGCCAATTTATGCCTGTGATTGTCAACGAGTTGTCACGCAGACAAAGACGATTGACACAAGAAGCAGTGGCTAAAGAGAAAGCCTTGCAGCGGCTGCATATGGCAGAGCAAATGACCACCTTAGGCCAGTTGGCGGCTGGCCTTGCTCATGAGCTTAACAACGCGATTGGCGTAGTTAGCAGTAAGTCGCAGCGCCTTGAAAGTATCATCATGCAATTACTGCAAGAGCAGCATCCCGAGGCGAGTCAGTTTTTTGATTTCGGCTTATTACAGGGACAAAGTGTCCCCACCAGTGAGGCGAGAAACTGCGCGAAATTGTTAGAGCAAAAGTACTCGATTGAGCGTAATCAGGCTAAGGCGCTCGCCAAAGCGCTGCCTTATGGCATGCTGAACGCCCATTGGTTAAACAACCCCGATGAGGCCATCCGTTACTGGAGTATTGGCTGTGATTTGCATGATCTGCGTTTGGCTTCGCGTCATGCGGTGGCGATTGTTAAATCGGTGAAACAGCTTGGCCGTACTGATGCCGATCGCATCACCAAAGTGAATGTGAATGATACAGTT
This Vibrio navarrensis DNA region includes the following protein-coding sequences:
- a CDS encoding ATP-binding protein, giving the protein MYMTKLEALVERYFTDPLRQVTVGAGSVLIMQNGHNDRLYLVQSGELEGFYIDPGENKQTRIFSASPGAFIGVHSFFSGTWTASSTVIAKTDATLAWIDRCTTAIDSEQHGPLTSQFMPVIVNELSRRQRRLTQEAVAKEKALQRLHMAEQMTTLGQLAAGLAHELNNAIGVVSSKSQRLESIIMQLLQEQHPEASQFFDFGLLQGQSVPTSEARNCAKLLEQKYSIERNQAKALAKALPYGMLNAHWLNNPDEAIRYWSIGCDLHDLRLASRHAVAIVKSVKQLGRTDADRITKVNVNDTVNQALALLQSELRRVDVRLRPSNVDTIWASDTELVQVWVNIIKNACDAMAMTPEPALDIRVRQDGNKILVTIANNGPELDEATRRKIFQPNFTTKKGGLSFGLGLGLAIVRRIVTGLGGSIAVKSNQEATIFRVKLPVEGNHGETESHLRG